GCTGCTTAAGAAAGGCGAAATATATAGCAGGTTATACCAAATCCAGTGGCAACAATCTTCTCCTAACACTCTGTAATTGAGTAAACCTTAGTTAAACCTGACCTCCTGTTTCACTTGTTTCTTCAATGTGTATGTAATATAATTAAAGAAAACCTGTCTAAAGAGAATCTGCTTTGAAAATACCAAGGGGTAAAAAAGTATGTGGTGTCTACTCACTCTGGAACTACGGCGCATACACCTTCTACGCCACAATCGGGCACTCTGAGAACTCACCCTTCTGCACACAAAGCATCTCCGAAGGGCTTAACAGGCTCAGAGTATAAGAACAAAAGGCTTGAACCTTTTGTTAACAGCCCCCCCCATTCCGTCTTTGCGAGCTGTTTTTTGGCGTGGCAATCTCGCCGAAGGCGGAAAAAAGAATGAGAATAAACAATAGTGTATAGGATAAACCCTACGGGCTTGTCTTGATAGTTTTTGTGAAGGAGAGAGGCAAGTGTGGGGAGGGTTCTCTGAAATTTACTAAAAATTGGGAGTGAATCCAAAACTTGTTTATATAGTGCAAACAAGTTTTCGTATGCACAAAAGATTTATGCAGATAAGTTCTCGAATAAGCGAGGCGTGGTTTACTGAAAATACCAAGGAGGAAAAGATGGATATCAGAAGATTTAAAAAACCGCCTTCTATATTGCGCCCCACCCCTTTCTGGGCAATAAACGAGGAGATTACACCTGAAGAGACGGCAAGACAGATGGATGAGATGCTGAAGGTCGGACTTGGAGGAGGATTCTTTCATTCGAGGTACGGACTGAAAACAGAGTATATGGGGAAGGAATGGTTTGATTCTATGAAAGCTGCACTGGATGTAGCGAAGAAGAATGACGGCTATCTATGGCTTTATGACGAAGACCTGTGGCCCAGCGGAAATGCTGGAGGGCAGATTGCCGGTATGAAGGATGAGTACAGAGCAGCTTCCCTTAACGCCATTCTTCTCGCTCCCGGTGAGAATCTCCCGCTATTTGAGGAAGACGAGCAAGTAAAATTCACCTACATCATAACAGAACGGAATGGGTTGATACTCTTTGAGTACAAACCTGTTTCCCCTGAAGAGACAGACTCTTTAGTTGGTTGCGAAAGGCTTGTGATGGTGAGAAGGTATAGCCAGAAAACACCTTGGTGGAGCGGAGAATCCTATGTCAATCTTCTGCATCCTGAAGCTGTTAAGGATTTTATAAGACTTACTCACGATGTGTATTACAAACAATTTGGGGTTAACTTCGGCAAAAGAATTCCAGGAATTTTCACCGACGAGCCCAATCTAATCCGTCCAGCCACAGGAATTCCATGGTATGAAGGGCTTCCTCAACAATATTTTAAGTGGACAGGCAGGGATTTTTGGAATGACCTCCCTTTTCTCTTTTTTGACGGTGGGCAGTCGAGACATATAAGATTGCTCATTCACAGGGCAATCCTGAGGCAGTTTCTCGAATCGTACAGTAAACCCCTCTATATGTGGTGTGAGAAACACGGCATCGCTTCTACTGGCCACTATAACGCTGAAGATTCTTTTTCCTCGCAGATATTAAACCACTGTGGGGGAGTTATGTCTCACTACAGGTATCAGCATATTCCTGGTATAGACCACCTTTGTAGGCACACTGCCCCACTTCTTTTGACATGCAAGCAGGCTTCCTCTGCGGCAAGGCAGTTGGGAAGAAAATATGTGCTGACGGAGATTTTTGGAGTAAGCAGGCATACAAATACCTTTGAGGATTTTAAATGGATTGGAGATTATGACCTTGTCCACGGAGCAACTATTTTCTGCCCGCATCTTACATGGTATTCGGGCAAGGGGAGAAGAAAGAGGGATTACCCACCTGTGTGGAACTATCAGCAGACGTATTGGAATGAACTTCCTGCTCTAAATGATTATTTTGTTAGGACAGCATACGCCCTTACTTTAGGAAAACCAGATGTCAAAATCCTTCTCCTCCATTCTATTGAAAGCGCTATTGCGGGAAGAAGGATAGGTGTTGAGTCAGATACTAATTCCGCAGATATTCCTCTGCAGGATATGTCGGACGCTACAACCCTGAACGAACTTATGTGTAAAACTCTTGATGCTGTTTTGAGTACTGGTTATGATTGCGACATTGGAGATGAAGGGTTTATAGAAGAATACGGGAAGGTAGAGAATAAGAAGTTTGTTGTCGGCAAGATGTCGTATAGCATAGTTATAGTTCCTCCTTCATTTACATGGAGAGAAAAAACGGTTTTTGCTCTCGAAAAATTTGCTGAAAACGGCGGAAACCTTCTTATACTCGGGAAACCACCTGAAGAAATTGATGGAATTGAGGATAAGAATAGGTGGAAAAAATTGCTCACCTTAAAGAATGTTTACTGTCTGCCCTCTTCCTCTGAGTCTGTTAGAAACGTAGTTAATGCTCTCAAACCTTGCTCCTATTCCCTGAAAGACCCTTTTGATAATAATATTCCGGGAACATACGTTCAACACAGGATTGAAGGGAAAGGGCAGGAGATATTCTTCATAGTCAATTCAGACAGGACAAACGGTAAGGAATATATTCTTACGATAAAAGGAAAGACAGAAAAGAGTCTTTTAAAATGGGATGCTGTGGAAGGTAATGTGTTTTTAGCTACGACAAAGAAACAGAGAGGAGTTTTAACATATCAATTTTCTTTACCACCTGCAGGTTCGATACTTTTAACGCTTTCACCGTTTGTGAAAACTGTTAAAAAAGAGAAGGTGTTACCCTGCCTCAGAAACGCTGAAGTTGTTTCCAGAACAAGTGTTTTCGAATTTGAAAGAAGCGAGAAGAATGTCCTTGTGCTTGACAGGATAAGTGTTTCATACGATAGCAGGGTTTTTGAAAAAGAGGAGTTAGAATGGAGGGTGAGAAAAAATATTGCCAACCATTTTGGTACTGGGGATGCCCTTAAATGGCAGCCGTGGGTGTATGCCAGGAAAAAGGGGTCCCTGAACAGAGGAGGAGATATTATCCTGAGGTACAGGTTCAATAGTGACATAGTCAGGCCGAAGAGCTATCTTGTGATTGAAGATATGCAAAAAGGTAAAGTGTTTATGAACGATAGGGAGATTTCATGGGATGATGAAAAACAACTCGGCTGGTATCGGGACATAGGGTTCCGGATGGTTGAAATAACAGACCTTGTAAAAAAGGGGGAGAATACTGCTGATTTCAAGGTACACTACGATTTCCTCACAGAGGTAGAGTCTGCCTACATAGTTGGTGAATTTGGAGTTGAAATGGTTAGCCCGTATGAAGGCAAAATTGTGAAGGAGAGAGAGAAGATTGAAGCAGGCTCCTGGGTTGAACAGGGATACCCGTTTTACGGAGGGAGCATGGTATACATGACTGATATTGCTCTTAAAAAAGGAAAAAGGGTATTTCTCAAGCTTTTGAACCCTTCAGGGACACTTTTTAATGTGCGAGTTAACGGTAGAGATGCTGGGAAAATCTTGTGGTCCCCTTATTGTATTGAAATTACGTCTTTTGTAAAAAACGGTAATAACAAGATAGAAGTGGAGCTTGTTTCGTCTCTCCAGAATATGTGGGGCCCGCTCCACGAAAGGGAAGGGGATGACAATATGTGGGTTGGAGCAATTGCTTTCGAGAACGAAGATTATTTGCGGGAAGAATTTTCGTTCTTCAACTATGGAATCGGAGGAATAGATATACTGGTTCTGTAACTTAGAGAAAGAGCAATAAACCAAGTTTGTTATAATTGTTTGTGCGTCAAAGTTTTAACGTCGGCGGAGGGGCTGTTGGTTCCCCTCGAGGGATAGAAGGCAGAAAACGACAGATTGCTACCTTGTAAAAACACTTCTACTTCTTCTTAAAGCATACCTAAATTTAGCAGAATATTGATAAATTCTGAGATAAAAAGATGGCTCCCTTCTTTATTTGGCAGGTTTGAATAGAGCCCTTCTGTTGGCATAAATAGTTTTCTATGGTTTGAATCAGAAAAGATTTTATACACATCAAGTATAGGGATACCTTTTCTAATAGAGATTTCTTGTATGGTGTTCATATAGGGTTGGTATAACTCTGGGAAGGGTGGCGAAGGAAAAGGTGTGGCAACTACTACTATAGGAAATTGTTTTTGAGCAACAGATATTATTGTTTCAATATATGTTTCCCATTCAAGAATAGGTGTTTTGGATTTCATAGATTCTATATAAGGGAAAAAAAGTAGAATATCGCCCTTGTTGTTCGAGTTTAACTCTGTTATTATATGTAGATATTCAGAAAAAAGCCGATGGTTACGTCCATATTGAGGTTTTCCTATTTGATGTATATCTGCCCCTATACCTTTAACCTCAAGTAAAGATTTGAGCATCTCTGGCGTTCCTTTAGGGTATGCACCAGCAACTGTTATATTATAAAAATCTTTGTTGATAAGCCCTGCTTTTTCTTTTTTTACTGAGGAAGGAATGATTATAAAATTACTATCCTTATCTTTAATGAAAGGTCCGTCAAGTGTAAGATTATTACTCATAACTGAACCTATATGAAAAAGTTTTTCAGAAAGTTTAAAACCGCATACATCTGTTTCAACTTTTATTGTTTCTCCTTGAGTGTATTCCAAAAAGTCAATATAGATATGTTTCAACTCTTCAGGCATAAGGTAGACGGTCTTTTCAAATCCTTCTTTTGATACCCTTACGGGTAAGGTTTCATCGTTAAGATTTCTTACCGATAAAACTATTGTGAAAGGTTGCCCTTCTTTAATAAAAGGGTGGTATGGTAAAACTTTTGTGACAATATTTATATTTTTTGGTACTGCTCTCTTTTTAGGAATTATATATTCCATTGTATCTGTTAACCCTTCTTTCTCCACTGTAAGAGTAACCTTTCTATTAGAATTCTGTCTAATAGGTACTTCAACAGAATTTTCTTTATAGTTTTGCCCATTTAAAGAGATATTAAAACTTTCAACTCCGTAAGAAGCAGTAGCATCTATTTTAATTATTTCAAATGTATTGTTAGAGTACCTAAGCGGAGAACTTAAATTGTAATCAAAGTATGCCTTTATCTTTTTATCTGCCTCTTTTAATTTAACTATTCTTGTTTCCATAGGAACATCGTTTATAGATACCCTATCCCACCATATCTTACCTTCAAAGTTATAAAAGGCTATACCCAAAAGAGTTTTCTCGTTTATATCAGTCAAGGGTATTTCAAGTTTTGTCCATCTGTTTTTTTCAGGCAAATTTCCCATATTATATTTTTTTTGTTTACCTATGTTTATAAGGTCTTCTCCCCATGAAAAGAAATAACTTTTACCGCGAGGTGTGGTTATGAGTTCCACCAATATCTCTTTAGGATGTTTTTCTTCCAAAAAACAGGTATAACAGACCAATTTATCATTTTTCTCTATTTTATTAGAAGAAGGAAAAGTTATTCTGTTAAAAGAAGTTCCTTCCTTTTTTCCAGTAAAAGATAAAGAACCGCTAATCTTATAACTGTTATCCCACTGCCAATGCCCAGCTTTATTAGATTTTATGGGGATAAAATCATCTATCAACATAACTCCTTTATTAAAACTTTCATCTAATTGAACTGTTGTGCTCTCTTTTTCATTGATATAAGCGGTATAAGTCCGACTTGTTGTAGGCACAAAAAATATTTCAATCTCTCTCTTACCTATTTTGTTAATCTTTTCAATTTTACACAATAAACCTTTGGCATCTTTTATTGAAACATCGAGGGTGCTCTCTTTATTATTATATGGGTATATAAATTTAAGAGTTGCTATATCAACATACCCTAACGGTTCAAGTGGATCTATAACAAAATCTATTGTGTACTTTGCTGGTTCTTGTGAAAACAAAAAACTAACAAATATAAATATATACGCAAAAAGAACTTTTTTAATTGTATTCATTTTTTCTTTATTTTAATTGCAATATCATTGATAAATTTTGGTATTAAGATTTTTTCTTTTTCGTCTTTAATAAGTAAATTTTGTGTGGCTAAAATCGTTCCTTTATATGTGTCCCAAAATTCAAGTTTGTAATTGCCTTTTGAAAAATTACTAATATCGACAGTACAAACTCTTTCTGCAGAAGATATCTGTGGTTTTTTATCATTAAAAAGTTTTTCAGCATAAATCCAGAAGAAACCTTCGGAACTATTCTGTATACCAATTATACCTAAATCTTTATTATCAGAATGAACTGTAGCAGGTGTAAGTTGAAAATTCTTTCCACGTCTATCTTCTCCTTTCCAAAAATTTGAGAGGGCTTTGTAATGAAAATATAAATCAAAATGGTCAATAAACGGCCACCACCAGAATAGAGCTGAGCCTGTCATTGGAGTCATAGACGACGCCCATATCCCCGCATGTAGGTTATTTTCAAGAAACTGTCTGTTTCGTCCTACTCCGTACTCGTTTATAAAAATAGGTTTTTCAAAAGGTTTTCTTTTCACAAAAAAATCTAATACAGATTTTACCATTTCAGCGTCATAAGAATTACCAACAATCATTTCAAGTTCAGGGATTGCCCATACAGTTGGGTCTGCGTTCCTTCTGCAATAATGGGTTGTTATTAAGTGTTTGTATGGGTCTATATTCTTTATATAAGGATGAATAATTTTGTGCCAATTTTTTACATTTTGAGTATTATAATTGATTGTTAAATCAATTTCGTTCCATAGTTCCCAAAAAACAATGTTTTTAGAGTATCCCCATCTTGACACTATATAATCGAGCCGTCTTTGAAAATATTCAATAGCATTTTTGTCGGTAAAAAACTCATTAGCATTTTCAAGGATACCGTCGTTTATAGCATTATAAGGGTTGTCACGCCACTCAGCGTCAGGTCTACCAAACTGACCGTGATTTATTAAAGTTAGGTCTATATATATATCGTTCTTGTTAGCAGATTCAAGCAGATAATCAAGCCGCCAAGCGTTTTCAACACTATACCTGCCAAGTCCCCTGTAATGGGGGGAGTAAAAAGGACTCCACTCTATACCAGCCCACCATGCAGACATCCATACTCTTGCGTAGTTTTCTCCATTATCACTCATTTTTTTAAAATACTGGTCATAAGCAAAAGTCCCCATATTTTTTGGAGGAGAAAACTCATATCTGTATGGGCTTCTTAAATCATCTGTTGACCTGAGAGTATGACCTATAGGGTAGAAAAAAGTTCCATTTTGAAAAGATAAATATAGAGGGTCTTTCTTGTCCAATCTTATAAATCCTTTATCTTTGGATTTAGTGACAAGAAAATCTCCGCCATTGAGTTCGGAAATTATATTATCATTCACATAGATACCAAGAGTATAAAAGTATCTACCTGCCTCCTGAGGAGAAAAACGTATCTTCCACTCTTCTGTCCCATAAGGTTCAAGGTTTTCACCATCAACATCAAGATACCTAAGATAGTTATGGTAATAAAATGCTGGTACTTCAAAAGTTTTGCCTGTTGGAGAAACAAATTTTGCAACAACCCTAAACTCTTTTGGGTCAAAAGGGTTGACAGGTATATAAGAAGACTTAAAAGATATCTCAAACCTGCCAAATGTTGTTAACTTATCATTAGAATCTTCAAAATCGTAAAGATAAACCTTTCCATCAGGGAACCTTGTTTTTACTAACTCAACAGCGTCAATATATACTGGACCAGTATAGTTTTTCTGAAAAAAGAAGATTATGCCAAATTCTCCTATATCTCGAGTTACGTAATTGTCCCATCCTTTAAAATGGTTAAGAGGTTTCCAGTCAAAACTTGTATGAGAAACATTTATGCTCACCTCTTTTTTTTCTCCACCTTTTATTCTGAAAAGTTTTGTCTCAAACCAGTGCCACTCAACATCTTTAACATAACATTTAAACGAAATTTCTGAAAGGTTTGTATCGGGGAGATACATATTAAACTTAAGAAATTGAGTGTTAGAAAAATCGAGTTTACCTGAATATGATATCTGGGTTGTATCAGTATTTTTTGAAGAAATTTTAAGAGATTTAGAACCAATTGCAGAATATTTTTGAGAGGTGGTTAGTTCCACGTTTGGGGTTCCACTACACCAATCTTCAATATTTTCTTCAAAATTAAATATAACCTGGGCAGAACCATTGAAACATAAAAACAAAATTACTATTATTAATTTTTTCATAGTCGCTCAACCTTCTCTTCTAAATTGACTACTGTTTTCACCTCTTTTAAAAATAGAATGTTCGGTATCTTTTCAACTGTTTTTACACTTACGCCATTAAATTGTATTACCTCTTTTTCGTTTTTTATGGCTCTGTTTTCAGAAATAGTTTTTTTTGTAAGAACTACTTCTGGATAATAATTTAATATATCTGGACGTTTTGGATAAATTAGTTGTATTTTTATGTTATCGCCTCTGTTTTTATAAAAAACTGAAGAATTACTAAAACTATCAGGTGTGGGTGAAACTGTTGTTCCTCTTCGCAAATAGGAAGGATTGAAAATGTTTATATCCCAATTATTTGAAGGAAAAAATATCTCAATCTCTACTATAAGTTCATCTTTTTCAAAATAGTTGTTCCTAAGAATTTTTATTCCTTCAGGGAGAGCCTCTTTTGATGGATATATAATACTAAAAGGTTTAATATGTTGCCATTTATTGGGAGATGCAACTTTTTCATCAGACCATTTTGCAAGGTAGGTCTTTCCTTCTCTGATTTCATAGAGAGTGTAAGGTTCAGTTAATGACGGTTTTTTTTTAGATTCCACCTCAATTGAAAAGGGAAAACTTCTTTTATCTTGTGAAAACAGGTAAACTTCTGTATCTAATACAGATTGCCTAAGGGGAAGGGAAATATTATCTGCATTTATCGATATAGAATGATATGTTTCCAATTCAGTTGTTGTGATAAAAAGTGTATCATTAATGGTTATATTTTCCAAAAGAGGTATCTCTCTATAGTCGCTTAAAAAGTTTGTTATTCTTGCTTTGATACGATTATTTCTTGTTTTTGTGGATACTCTTTGTAATATATCTACACCTTCGTCACAATTTCCTGCTTTTAATAGAGATTCACCCAATAATATCTGTAAAATTTCATCTTTTGGATTTTTTGAGGCAATTTTTTTAAATAGAAGGCTTGCTTTTTCAAAATCTTCTTGTTTCATATAGATATTTGCCAATTCTATTGACGAGTTTCTGTGAGCTTCTTCTTCAAGGGGTTCCAATATTTTTATAGCCTCAATATCATTGTCAAGTTGTTTGGTATAAATCATTGCAACATCAAACAATAAGTCTTTAGATATTGGGTTCTCTTTATATTTAGATGCAACAAGTAAATAACTTTCAACTTTTTCACGTAAGAATTCTTCATTTTCTTCAGTGGGGTAATTAAACCTTGCTTTAAGTAGAAAATTCTCATATTTAGGTTTAACATCTTGAGGTGCTTTTTCCTCAATGATATATTTGAGGGTATTTACCAAATCTACTCTTATTTTTTCTCTATTCACATTATTCCTAAGTGTATTTAAGGCCCGATTTGTTAAAGAATCTGCTTGTCTTGCCAAAGGGAAAAATTTAATAAAGTGGATAAAGAACTGTTCTGGTTGAGAAGAATCTTTCTGAAGTTTATTAACTATATCAAGTGCAATAGCACCTGATGTTTGCTCTTCTTCTTCAAGTTTTTCAAGAATTTCAAAAGCTTTGGTATATTTTTCTTTCTTTAGTAAATCGTAGATATTAAGAATTTTGTAAGACAAAATATTTTTATCTTTAATGGTTTCAGAGATAGGTGTAATATCTGGCTTTATCTGTATGAGGTAATAAGAAGATGTAGAGATGTTTCGCCAAATTTTTATATTGCTACTTTCCAGCACAAATATAAAATTCTTTTCTGCCTCTTGGTATAAGTTGAGAAAAAAATTGGAAACCCCTAATCGTTCGTTAGTATGAATATTGCTTGAATTGTATAGTAAAGATTCTTCGTAATATTTTTTTGCGTTTGTATAATCTTTTATTTGAAAAAACTGGTGTCCTTCTCTTGAATTTGAATCAGCGATATTGTTGTTTATAAAAGGTATTAAGCGGCTAAAAGTTTTTTCGTTTTCAACTCTTTTTAACAATTGTTTACTTATTTTAATATTTTTATTCCATTCTTTTTCTTGCTTATAAGACTGGAAAAGGTTGCTGGTAGATTCTCTGTAAGAACCATAAATGCGTGTGTTTTTAAGATCAGCATTAAGGAGATATTTGGTTAAATGGGGTGGAGCTTCTTTGTAGTTCTTTAGATAATAGAAGGCATTGCCAAGGTAATAGTAAAATTGAGGGTCATCTCTTTCTTTACCTTCAACTTTTTTTAAGTTTTGTACAGCCTTAGTGTAATTTTTGGCTTTATAAAAGTCTATGCCTACACTATAAAATTTATTGTCAGAAAACAGATTAGAGCATATAATACATAATAAACAGAAGAAAATAAAATATATTTTTTTTACCATTTTATTATACAATTGTTATTTTATACATAAACAAATAATAACTTTTTAAGTGCTAAAAGTCAATTATGTGAAAGTTGGGAGTTAAGTTGAAATTATGGATAATCTTAAATTTCGAGAGATTAAAATTACAGATAAAAATTTATTTAATAAATATCTTTCGAGAAGCAGTTTTA
The DNA window shown above is from bacterium and carries:
- a CDS encoding DUF5060 domain-containing protein gives rise to the protein MKKLIIVILFLCFNGSAQVIFNFEENIEDWCSGTPNVELTTSQKYSAIGSKSLKISSKNTDTTQISYSGKLDFSNTQFLKFNMYLPDTNLSEISFKCYVKDVEWHWFETKLFRIKGGEKKEVSINVSHTSFDWKPLNHFKGWDNYVTRDIGEFGIIFFFQKNYTGPVYIDAVELVKTRFPDGKVYLYDFEDSNDKLTTFGRFEISFKSSYIPVNPFDPKEFRVVAKFVSPTGKTFEVPAFYYHNYLRYLDVDGENLEPYGTEEWKIRFSPQEAGRYFYTLGIYVNDNIISELNGGDFLVTKSKDKGFIRLDKKDPLYLSFQNGTFFYPIGHTLRSTDDLRSPYRYEFSPPKNMGTFAYDQYFKKMSDNGENYARVWMSAWWAGIEWSPFYSPHYRGLGRYSVENAWRLDYLLESANKNDIYIDLTLINHGQFGRPDAEWRDNPYNAINDGILENANEFFTDKNAIEYFQRRLDYIVSRWGYSKNIVFWELWNEIDLTINYNTQNVKNWHKIIHPYIKNIDPYKHLITTHYCRRNADPTVWAIPELEMIVGNSYDAEMVKSVLDFFVKRKPFEKPIFINEYGVGRNRQFLENNLHAGIWASSMTPMTGSALFWWWPFIDHFDLYFHYKALSNFWKGEDRRGKNFQLTPATVHSDNKDLGIIGIQNSSEGFFWIYAEKLFNDKKPQISSAERVCTVDISNFSKGNYKLEFWDTYKGTILATQNLLIKDEKEKILIPKFINDIAIKIKKK
- a CDS encoding tetratricopeptide repeat protein; the protein is MVKKIYFIFFCLLCIICSNLFSDNKFYSVGIDFYKAKNYTKAVQNLKKVEGKERDDPQFYYYLGNAFYYLKNYKEAPPHLTKYLLNADLKNTRIYGSYRESTSNLFQSYKQEKEWNKNIKISKQLLKRVENEKTFSRLIPFINNNIADSNSREGHQFFQIKDYTNAKKYYEESLLYNSSNIHTNERLGVSNFFLNLYQEAEKNFIFVLESSNIKIWRNISTSSYYLIQIKPDITPISETIKDKNILSYKILNIYDLLKKEKYTKAFEILEKLEEEEQTSGAIALDIVNKLQKDSSQPEQFFIHFIKFFPLARQADSLTNRALNTLRNNVNREKIRVDLVNTLKYIIEEKAPQDVKPKYENFLLKARFNYPTEENEEFLREKVESYLLVASKYKENPISKDLLFDVAMIYTKQLDNDIEAIKILEPLEEEAHRNSSIELANIYMKQEDFEKASLLFKKIASKNPKDEILQILLGESLLKAGNCDEGVDILQRVSTKTRNNRIKARITNFLSDYREIPLLENITINDTLFITTTELETYHSISINADNISLPLRQSVLDTEVYLFSQDKRSFPFSIEVESKKKPSLTEPYTLYEIREGKTYLAKWSDEKVASPNKWQHIKPFSIIYPSKEALPEGIKILRNNYFEKDELIVEIEIFFPSNNWDINIFNPSYLRRGTTVSPTPDSFSNSSVFYKNRGDNIKIQLIYPKRPDILNYYPEVVLTKKTISENRAIKNEKEVIQFNGVSVKTVEKIPNILFLKEVKTVVNLEEKVERL